Proteins encoded in a region of the Anoxybacillus amylolyticus genome:
- a CDS encoding GAF domain-containing sensor histidine kinase, with protein MNERQQLITMLTGVQSSKRSYYTELKKMVGELKKKNMQLEIINDITKSFNINMSMDEMLKNTFDKLKEIFPLARISLSLYEQEQLILTNVYPTHALYFPIGFALPKERSLYWKAIQSLEKIFYEVKKEPVFIETSVYEALGIQSVLLIPLMRKTQVIGVLSIGSKEVVAYDEADLSFFQQFGDQLAVCIENARLYNEVLTSKKEWEETFRAVSEMIFVVDLDGNILRYNDAVKTFFSDVQQTNIYELLELEPSENPIIENIETKKPVHRHLRIQQRVCELHSYPVWNEQQKMYAVIMYINDITEKLQIEAQLVQSGKLAAIGEMAAGIAHELNNPLTAILGNAQLLLRSMKDERSYKLLSDIYSCGKRCKTIIQNLLTFSRQDEYMFAECSINEAVEQVLGLIGDQIQKQNITIQKQLDDSLELIEGNIQQIGQIILNFLINAKDALEEIEDEKKTITIETKLVTEAEKRWVILSVKDNGKGISEQHLQEIFHPFFTTKRPGKGTGLGLSVSLGIAQAHGGTIEVSSELGKGSEFRLKLPAKEERGG; from the coding sequence ATGAACGAGCGGCAACAACTGATCACCATGTTAACCGGTGTACAATCTTCCAAACGAAGCTATTATACGGAATTAAAAAAAATGGTCGGCGAATTAAAAAAGAAAAATATGCAGCTAGAAATTATTAACGATATCACGAAAAGCTTCAATATCAATATGTCGATGGATGAAATGCTCAAAAACACGTTCGACAAACTAAAAGAAATTTTTCCGCTTGCAAGAATAAGTTTATCGCTATACGAACAAGAGCAGCTTATTTTAACAAACGTCTATCCAACACATGCCCTTTACTTTCCTATAGGATTTGCGCTGCCGAAAGAACGTTCGCTATATTGGAAAGCGATTCAATCGCTTGAAAAAATTTTTTATGAGGTAAAAAAAGAACCGGTATTTATTGAAACAAGCGTGTACGAAGCGTTAGGTATTCAAAGTGTACTACTTATTCCGCTCATGCGTAAAACCCAAGTGATCGGCGTCTTAAGCATCGGAAGCAAAGAAGTCGTTGCATACGACGAAGCAGACCTTTCTTTTTTTCAACAGTTTGGCGACCAACTAGCCGTTTGTATCGAGAATGCCCGCCTTTACAATGAAGTATTAACGAGCAAAAAAGAATGGGAAGAAACGTTTCGCGCCGTTTCCGAAATGATTTTCGTCGTTGACTTAGACGGAAATATTTTGCGGTACAACGACGCGGTCAAAACGTTTTTTTCTGACGTACAACAAACAAACATTTATGAGCTGCTAGAACTTGAACCAAGCGAGAATCCAATCATTGAAAATATCGAAACGAAAAAACCAGTGCACCGACACTTGCGTATTCAACAACGCGTTTGCGAGTTGCACTCGTACCCTGTATGGAACGAACAGCAAAAAATGTATGCGGTCATTATGTATATTAATGACATCACCGAAAAGCTACAAATCGAAGCCCAGCTCGTTCAATCTGGGAAGCTTGCCGCCATTGGGGAAATGGCGGCAGGCATTGCGCACGAACTGAACAATCCGCTCACGGCGATTCTTGGGAACGCTCAGCTGTTGTTGCGGTCAATGAAAGACGAGCGCTCCTACAAGTTATTATCCGACATTTATTCATGCGGAAAGCGGTGCAAAACGATCATTCAAAATTTATTGACGTTCTCGCGACAAGATGAATATATGTTTGCAGAATGCTCCATTAACGAGGCGGTCGAGCAAGTATTAGGGCTCATCGGCGATCAAATTCAAAAACAGAATATCACGATTCAAAAGCAACTAGATGATTCGCTCGAATTAATCGAAGGAAACATTCAACAAATCGGACAAATTATTTTAAACTTTTTAATTAACGCAAAAGATGCGCTTGAAGAAATAGAGGACGAAAAGAAAACGATTACTATCGAAACGAAGCTAGTCACAGAGGCAGAAAAACGATGGGTTATTTTAAGCGTTAAAGACAACGGAAAAGGAATTAGCGAACAGCACTTGCAAGAAATTTTCCATCCGTTTTTCACGACAAAGCGACCGGGAAAAGGAACAGGACTTGGATTGTCTGTCAGTTTAGGAATCGCGCAAGCACACGGCGGCACGATTGAAGTCAGTAGCGAGCTCGGCAAAGGGAGCGAATTTCGGTTAAAATTACCGGCAAAAGAGGAAAGGGGAGGTTAG
- a CDS encoding sigma-54-dependent transcriptional regulator, translating into MRHILVVDDEREVGTFFRHLLEEKGYHVTLGFSGQDFFQLIRQHRFDLALIDVKLPDTNGLDLLKQLKLSLPACKVVVMTGYSTVKTAVEAIKYGANDYVEKPFDDIDQLEQLIDGLLHSGATSAQNDMYKLAETLGFMVGTNKEMNDLLKLAYKIAKKNVNVLIEGETGTGKEVLAHFIHSASMRYDQPFIGINCGAVSETLLESELFGHEKGAFTGAIKEKKGMFEIANRGTLFLDEIGEATLATQVKLLRVLETGEYIRVGGEAIRKTNTRIIAASHVNLAKAVEEKTFREDLLYRLDVVKLTIPPLRERLGDLPLLVDYFLKKLHSPLSFSEESLAYMSQYHWPGNVRELFNVVKRAVTLAEGETAVITPPYLPEKLKPSHTSMPTVAKKTSDTDLETYLHEWTNDVLSLWKKNEPIDLEYVLSLVKELETTIGRSFVMKTLKETIGNRKETAERLNITVRKLRYLLKEKGADQK; encoded by the coding sequence ATGCGTCATATTTTAGTCGTCGACGACGAACGCGAAGTTGGCACATTTTTTCGCCACTTACTAGAAGAAAAAGGATATCACGTGACACTTGGGTTTAGTGGGCAAGATTTTTTCCAACTCATTCGCCAGCATCGCTTTGATTTGGCGTTGATTGATGTGAAGTTGCCGGATACGAACGGGTTAGATTTGTTAAAACAGCTAAAGCTTTCGCTTCCTGCTTGTAAGGTGGTGGTGATGACAGGCTACAGTACGGTAAAAACGGCGGTAGAAGCGATTAAATACGGGGCGAACGACTATGTTGAAAAACCATTTGATGACATCGACCAACTAGAGCAACTGATTGACGGACTGTTGCATAGCGGCGCTACGTCTGCCCAAAATGACATGTACAAGCTAGCCGAAACGCTTGGGTTCATGGTCGGGACAAATAAAGAAATGAATGACTTGTTAAAGCTTGCCTACAAAATTGCGAAAAAAAACGTGAACGTGCTCATTGAAGGGGAAACAGGAACAGGGAAAGAGGTACTTGCCCATTTTATTCATAGCGCGAGCATGCGCTACGACCAGCCGTTTATCGGCATCAATTGCGGTGCCGTTTCGGAAACGTTGTTGGAAAGCGAATTGTTCGGTCATGAAAAAGGGGCGTTTACTGGGGCGATAAAAGAAAAAAAAGGCATGTTCGAAATCGCCAATCGCGGCACGCTGTTTTTGGATGAAATTGGCGAAGCGACGCTAGCAACGCAAGTGAAATTGTTGCGCGTGCTAGAAACAGGGGAGTATATTCGCGTTGGCGGCGAAGCGATACGAAAAACGAATACGCGCATCATTGCCGCATCGCATGTGAATTTGGCAAAAGCGGTAGAAGAGAAAACGTTTCGCGAAGATTTGCTTTATCGGCTAGATGTCGTAAAACTAACGATTCCACCACTTCGTGAGCGGCTGGGAGACTTGCCGCTGCTTGTCGATTATTTCTTAAAAAAGTTGCATTCGCCACTATCGTTTTCGGAAGAAAGTCTTGCTTATATGAGCCAATACCATTGGCCAGGCAATGTCCGCGAATTGTTTAACGTCGTCAAACGCGCAGTAACATTGGCAGAAGGGGAAACAGCAGTGATTACCCCACCATACCTTCCGGAAAAACTGAAACCTTCGCACACTTCGATGCCAACGGTAGCAAAAAAGACGAGCGACACCGATTTGGAGACGTATTTGCATGAATGGACAAACGATGTTTTATCGTTATGGAAAAAAAATGAGCCTATTGATTTAGAATATGTCCTGTCGTTAGTAAAAGAGCTTGAAACAACCATCGGACGTTCGTTTGTTATGAAAACGTTAAAAGAAACGATTGGCAATCGAAAAGAAACAGCCGAACGGCTCAACATTACCGTGCGCAAATTGAGGTATTTACTAAAAGAAAAAGGAGCTGACCAAAAATAA